The proteins below are encoded in one region of Helianthus annuus cultivar XRQ/B chromosome 2, HanXRQr2.0-SUNRISE, whole genome shotgun sequence:
- the LOC110904846 gene encoding uncharacterized protein LOC110904846, which yields MFCLILSKLLISKHNVGGSPVSIFSLTGSNAGDGRLAAGLKRLTTATRYGDRRNAGDGMRTEGAAWEDGVAEGEAHMFGPSQTAKLGRRRRDGGGRRGGGVGERW from the exons ATGTTCTGTTTGATTCTGTCCAAGCTGTTGATTTCAAAACATAAT GTGGGTGGATCTCCTGTATCAATATTTTCACTCACGGGAAGTAATGCTGGTGATGGACGTTTAGCTGCTGGTCTCAAACGGCTTACAACA GCTACTCGGTATGGTGACCGGAGGAACGCCGGCGACGGGATGAGGACGGAGGGGGCGGCGTGGGAGGACGGCGTCGCCGAGGGGGAGGCCCACATGTTTGGTCCGTCTCAAACGGCTAAACTCGGACGGCGACGACGGGACGGAGGGGGACGGAGGGGGGGCGGCGTGGGAGAACGGTGGTGA